The window TTTTTAATTATTTTTATTTTTTTTTAGAATTTAATTGGAAATAATTTTAGAAGAAGTATAATATTAAAATAAATTTTAAGTTTTTTTAAAATATTAGTATATAAAAATTATAAAAATTGATATTTTCAAAATATTTTTTAAAAAAATGATTTTGCTGGTAAATCCAGCAAAATTTTAATTTTTTTAAATAAAATTTATTTATAATGGTAGGTTCATTAATTCTTGATAAGAACTTATAATTTTATTTCGTAATTGAACTAATATTTTAATCCATAAACCTTTTTGATTCAGTTCAAAAAATTGTCCTTGATTTTCTATTTCATAATTTTTTATGTTTTTTTTTTGAAAATTATTTATTATATTATCTTTTTTAAAAGAATTTTTTTTTATATTTTGTTCTAAATAATTTTGAAAAGGTTTATTAGGATAAAAATTTGAAATTTTATTATTTTTTTTTTGAATTATGTTTTTAAAGTATATAGGAAGTTCTTTAGAAATTTTTTTCATATTTAAGGGTCTCAAAGGGAATACATGAATATAAAAAACTAGATTTTATAATTTTATATATTTTAAAATATTCATATTATATTTTCAAATAAAAATTTTATTTATTTTTAGAATATATATAATTTTTCATAATAATTTTTTTATAGAATATGAAATTTTTTATCATAGTAATAATATAGGATATTCTGATGAATTTTAAAAATTTATTATTTAAAGATGTTAAAAAAAAATATAATTATTTAATGAATTATTTTTTTAAAAATTATCAAGTTTTTTTTATTTTTTTTTCTGGTATATGTGCAATAATATTTTCTATTATTTTTTGGATTCGTTCAGAAAATTATAAAATTTTATATGATTCCATTTCTAGAATTGAAGGAAGTGAAATTATAAAAAAATTAACAAGAATGAAAATTCCATATAAATTAGATGAAAAAACTGGATCTATTTTAGTGCCAGAAAAAAAAATACAAGAAATAAAGTTTAAGTTAGCATATAAAAAAAATTTTTTTAAAAAAAATAATGGTTTTGAGATTTTAGATAAAGAAAAATTTGGAATTAGTGCGTTTAATGAAAAAATTAATTATAATCGTAGTTTAGAAGGTGAATTAGCGAGAACTTTACAAATATTATATCCAATTAAAAATGTTCGTATTCATTTATCTATTCCTCAGGAATCTAGTTTCTTACATACTAATCATAATAATATTTCGGCTTCTATTTTATTATTTTTAGATTCTAAAATAAAATTAGATTTTTTACAAATAGAATCTTTAGTTCATTTTGTAGCTTTTAGTGTTCCTAACCTTACTTGTGATAAAATTGTTATTATGGATCAGTTTGGAAATATGTTAAATACTATTGTACCTAATTTAAAAGATAATTATTTTTTTCATTTTTTAGAATTATATAATCAGCAATTAGAAAAAAAAATTAAAACTAGTATTACACAATTATTAACCCCAATTTTAGGTATTAAAAATTTTATTGTTCAAGTAACTGTTCAACAATTAGAAAATTTGTCTTTTAATCAACAAAAAAAAGATAGAGTTTTGTATACAAAAGATAATAATAGTTTATTAAAATTAGTTCCTGAATATTTTAATGAGTTAGGAATTTCTTCTAATTCTGATTTTTTTTCTTCTAAAATGAAAAAAAAAATTTTTTTTAAAAAAAAAGAAAAATTACCTATTGAACAAAAAAAAAAAAAAATTAAAAAATCTGTAAATACTATTGTAAAAAATAAAAAAAAAAATACTAAATTAAATAAAAGAAAAGATTATAAATATCATATTTTAAAATCTAAAAATATTTTTTTTAATGGTAAAAAAAGTATTTCTATCGTAATAATTTTAAATTATTATAAAAATTTAAAAGGAGAATTAGTTTCTTTTACCTCTACTGAATTGAATAATTTTAAATTTTTAATTAAATCGAGTTTACCGTTTCTTTCAAATTATCAAAATACTATTCGGGTTTTTAATCAATTATTTATTATTAGTCAGAAAAATATTTCGAAAAATATTTTTTTTAGAATATGGAATATTTTTTTTATAAAGAAAAATTTTTTATATTATTTTTTATTTTTTTTATTTTTTTTAATTTTTTGTATAAAATATAAAATTAATAAAATTTTTCAATATATTTTTAAAAAATATTGTCTAATTAAAATTTTTAATATTAATAAAAAACCTTTTTTAATTTCACAAAAAGATTTTCAGAAAAATTCTTTACAAAAGTTAAATAATAATAAAAATTCTAATTTTATCATTTCGAATATTCGAAAAAAAATATTAAATATGAGCGCAAAAACAATTGCGAAAATAATTCGTATTTGGTTTAAAAAAATGGAAAATTAAAATTGTATGGAAAAAATAAAAATTATTCAAAAAATTGCAATTTTTTTATTATCTTTAAATAAAAGAAAAATTATAGAAGTATTAAAATTTCTTGATAAAAAAGAAATTATAATTTTTAGTGAGGAAATGTTTAAAATTGATAAAAAATTATTAAAAAATAGTAACAACATTTTAAAAGAATTTTTAGAAGTTTATAAATTTTATTTTTCACATAAATTTCAAAATTTTGATCAAGTGATGTTATTATTAAAAAATTCTATTGTAAAAAATAAAGATCAAAATGTTATAAAAAAACCTCAAATTAAATATAAATTTTTAAATAAAATCTTATTTTTAAATACATTAAAAAGTTTTGACATTTTTAATTTTTTAAAAAATGAATCAAGTATGATTATTAGTATTTTTTTAATTTATTTAAAAAAAAAAAAGTCTTTAAAAATATTTTTTTTATTTAAAAAAAAAAAACGTTTAAAAATTTTTAAAAATATTAAAAATTTTACTGGTATTAAAAAATTTGGATTTTTTATTTTAAATCGAATTTTAAAAGATAAATTTAAAAAATTTAATTTTATTATTAAAAAAAAAAAGAGTATTTAATATGTGTTAAATTATTTAAAATTTTTTAAAAAATAAAAAAAATAATATATAAAAAATAAATAATTTTTTATATAAAAATAATTTTTTATATAAATTTTAATTTTTATAAATTTTTTAAAATATATAATTTTTAAGAATATTACTTAGAGGAAAAAATATGTTAGATATAAAAAAAAAAAATGGAAAAAATGGCATCCACCAGTTTTAACAAAAAAAAAAAATATTAAAAAAAAAATACAAAATAAAAAATTTTTATTTTCTAAAAATTTAAATATTCAAAATAATAAAAAGATAAAAAAATGTTTATTTAATATTCATAAAAAAGATTGTAAAATAAATTTATCATTAAAATCTTTAAAATTAAATCAAAAATTATGTAAGGAAGGTTATCAAATAGGATATAAAGAAGGGCATCAAGCAGGATATAAAGAAGGGCATCAAGCAGGATATAAAGAAGGGCATCAAGCAGGATATAAAGAAGGGCATCAAGCAGGATATAAAGAAGGGCATCAAGCAGGATATAAAGAAGGATATACAGAAGGATATAATGTTTCTGATTTCGTTCAAAAATTTCAAATTACAAAAAAAAATTTGCGAGATTTTGAAAAAAAATATATTTCTTTTATTTTAAAAGAAAAAATTCATAAAATTAATCTTTTATTA of the Buchnera aphidicola (Nippolachnus piri) genome contains:
- a CDS encoding flagellar hook-basal body complex protein FliE, with protein sequence MKKISKELPIYFKNIIQKKNNKISNFYPNKPFQNYLEQNIKKNSFKKDNIINNFQKKNIKNYEIENQGQFFELNQKGLWIKILVQLRNKIISSYQELMNLPL
- the fliF gene encoding flagellar basal-body MS-ring/collar protein FliF, producing the protein MNFKNLLFKDVKKKYNYLMNYFFKNYQVFFIFFSGICAIIFSIIFWIRSENYKILYDSISRIEGSEIIKKLTRMKIPYKLDEKTGSILVPEKKIQEIKFKLAYKKNFFKKNNGFEILDKEKFGISAFNEKINYNRSLEGELARTLQILYPIKNVRIHLSIPQESSFLHTNHNNISASILLFLDSKIKLDFLQIESLVHFVAFSVPNLTCDKIVIMDQFGNMLNTIVPNLKDNYFFHFLELYNQQLEKKIKTSITQLLTPILGIKNFIVQVTVQQLENLSFNQQKKDRVLYTKDNNSLLKLVPEYFNELGISSNSDFFSSKMKKKIFFKKKEKLPIEQKKKKIKKSVNTIVKNKKKNTKLNKRKDYKYHILKSKNIFFNGKKSISIVIILNYYKNLKGELVSFTSTELNNFKFLIKSSLPFLSNYQNTIRVFNQLFIISQKNISKNIFFRIWNIFFIKKNFLYYFLFFLFFLIFCIKYKINKIFQYIFKKYCLIKIFNINKKPFLISQKDFQKNSLQKLNNNKNSNFIISNIRKKILNMSAKTIAKIIRIWFKKMEN